Proteins co-encoded in one Xiphophorus couchianus chromosome 3, X_couchianus-1.0, whole genome shotgun sequence genomic window:
- the LOC114141699 gene encoding trichohyalin-like isoform X3: MENNRDEDSSTVNVNNAKRPLNTEEEMKSSALRLSSLLLVCFGLLCAILTAKFVYMSMMTANQMENIKTLATDKKRLIEERKMMKNQIEQVIRDRLLSLLRERLTRERLTQVSEELSNKIEELNRQTEELKKERDELSKEKEEVNKKKEEVNQDREELISNTQGLKKERDELNKEQVKQSKEKEKLKEEEEELSKEKKELSNEKEELSKRKEELKEKDERAGLIKEKDKLSKEKKELNTEKDKLKKKNDELSKEKEEIRKEKDELNKEKYKLSKDKEELSKEKDRLNKQKGDLNKMKAELIKKKEGLSEKTKELNKEINKLNKEKDELSKKTEELIKKKEQLNKEEDELKKEEDKLSKKKEELIKKIEELSKKIMELNKEKAGLSKEKDELSKQKAKLDKEKDELSKDKKKLSNEKDKLDKEKDELSKDKKKLSNEKDGLNKEEGDLNKMKVEQSQKKGELSKEKEELNKMAKELNKEKDDLSKKTAELTKKTEELNKLKVNMDKDLNENKLELNKEKEELNKLKVNLNKEKDELNKNKGKLNKEKEELNKKKVDLNKEKEELNKKKVDLNKEKEELNRQKAELSTKKAELSKKTEELIKKSKDLHKEKEELNKMKDMLSKEKEKLKKEKEKLRQRER; encoded by the exons ctgaagaagaaatgaaatcatCAGCACTCCGGCTCTCTTCTCTGTTGTTGGTGTGTTTTGGGTTGCTTTGTGCCATACTGACTGCAAAATTTGTCTACA TGAGTATGATGACGGCCAATCAGATGGAAAATATCAAAACCCTTGCAACAGACAAAAAGCGACTGATTGAGGAACGAAAGATGATGAAAAACCAAATTGAGCAGGTGATCCGAGACAGACTCCTGAGCCTGTTAAGAGAGAGGCTTACTCGAGAGAGGCTTACTCAAGTCAGCGAGGAGCTGAGCAATAAGATAGAGGAGCTGAACCGACAGACAGAGGAGctgaagaaagagagagacgagctgagcaaagagaaagaggaggtGAACAAAAAGAAGGAGGAGGTGAACCAAGACAGAGAGGAGCTGATTAGTAACACACAGGGGctgaagaaagagagagatgagCTGAATAAAGAGCAAGTGAAACAgagcaaagagaaagagaagctaaaagaagaggaagaagagctaagcaaagagaaaaaagagcTGAGCAATGAGAAAGAGGAGCTGAGCAAAAGGAAAGAggagctgaaagaaaaagatgagagAGCAGGACTTATTAAAGAGAAAGACAAGCTGAGCAAAGAGAAGAAGGAGCTGAACACTGAGAAagacaaactgaagaaaaagaatgaCGAGCTGagcaaagagaaagaggaaataagaaaagagaaagatgaactgaacaaagaaaaatacaagctgagcaaagacaaagaagagcTGAGCAAAGAGAAAGACAGACTGAACAAACAGAAAGGAGACCTGAACAAAATGAAAGCGGAGCTGATCAAAAAGAAAGAGGGGCTCAGCgagaaaacaaaggagctgaacaaagaaataaataagctGAACAAAGAGAAAGATGAGCTGAGCAAAAAGACAGAGGAGCTGATCAAAAAGAAAGAGCAGCTAAACAAAGAGGAAGATGagctgaaaaaagaagaagataagttgagcaaaaagaaagaagagttgATCAAAAAGATAGAGGAgctcagcaaaaaaataatggaGCTGAACAAAGAGAAAGCAGGGCTGAGCAAAGAGAAAGATGAGCTGagcaaacagaaagcaaaactgGACAAAGAGAAAGACGAGCtgagcaaagacaaaaagaagctGAGCAACGAGAAAGACAAACTGGACAAAGAGAAAGACGAGCtgagcaaagacaaaaagaagctGAGCAATGAGAAAGATGGACTGAACAAAGAGGAAGGCGAcctaaacaaaatgaaagtggAGCAGAGCCAAAAAAAGGGGGAGCTGagcaaagagaaagaggagCTGAACAAAATGGCAAAGGAGCTGAACAAAGAGAAAGATGACCTGAGCAAAAAGACAGCAGAGCTGACcaagaaaacagaggagctgAACAAATTGAAAGTGAATATGGACAAAGACCTGAACGAAAATAAATTAGAGCTGAACAAGGAGAAAGAGGAGCTGAACAAATTGAAAGTGAACTTGAACAAAGAGAAAGATgagctgaacaaaaataaaggaaagttgaacaaagagaaagaggagctgaacaaaaagaaagtggacttgaacaaagagaaagaggagctgaacaaaaagaaagtggacttgaacaaagagaaagaggagcTGAACAGGCAGAAAGCAGAGCTGAGCACAAAGAAAGCAGAGCTGAGCAAAAAGACAGAGGAGCTGATCAAAAAGTCAAAGGATCTGCACAAGGAGAAAGAGGAGctgaacaaaatgaaagatatgctgagcaaagagaaagagaagctgaaaaaagagaaagagaagctGAGA